A genomic region of Amphiura filiformis chromosome 6, Afil_fr2py, whole genome shotgun sequence contains the following coding sequences:
- the LOC140155934 gene encoding uncharacterized protein, giving the protein METTEVTDNNGRSPASSPKSPHRFLRTIRNSPSILRKKIRHSREHIDNPEKDNDLSGDHPECRVFHVLYQGKIRVATLQVHEALAAVKRLTLISSSNTVDVENSADSNVPPKSPGLLRKSPKLSPRLRRKPKPPKKNNLKVTCQYLSIDDPKSSEVEVIPISTIAYCATDIRHPTAVAFINKDRNGGLICHVLLCDSTEKAADIVSFIGQMFESAWEEWKELHPNPVTGGRISPSNLGRSSSFHSTSRTNGNRLTVPGSDDMYRRRPNSFNSTDDYLDIHIDDPMQS; this is encoded by the coding sequence ATGGAGACGACTGAAGTAACTGACAATAACGGACGGTCACCAGCAAGTAGTCCTAAATCGCCGCACCGATTTTTGAGAACCATCAGAAATTCTCCATCTATTCTACGTAAGAAGATCAGGCACAGTAGAGAACACATTGATAACCCAGAAAAGGACAATGATCTTTCAGGAGATCATCCGGAATGTAGAGTTTTCCATGTTTTGTATCAAGGAAAAATAAGGGTTGCTACTTTACAGGTTCACGAGGCTCTTGCTGCAGTGAAACGATTGACACTTATATCTTCGTCAAATACAGTAGACGTTGAGAATAGTGCCGATTCCAATGTGCCTCCAAAATCACCAGGACTTTTACGAAAAAGTCCAAAGTTATCGCCTAGGTTAAGACGAAAGCCTAAACCACCGAAGAAAAACAACTTGAAAGTTACTTGTCAATATCTTAGTATTGATGATCCGAAATCATCAGAAGTTGAAGTTATTCCAATCTCAACAATTGCCTATTGTGCCACAGATATTAGGCATCCCACCGCCGTAGCCTTCATAAACAAAGATAGAAATGGTGGATTGATTTGTCATGTGCTTCTCTGTGACTCCACAGAAAAAGCAGCAGATATCGTATCTTTTATTGGCCAAATGTTTGAATCCGCTTGGGAGGAATGGAAGGAATTGCATCCGAATCCTGTAACCGGCGGAAGAATTAGCCCATCTAACCTGGGAAGATCATCTAGTTTTCATTCCACATCGAGGAcaaatgggaatagattaacaGTGCCTGGATCAGATGATATGTACAGAAGACGACCCAATTCATTCAATTCAACAG
- the LOC140155935 gene encoding tetratricopeptide repeat protein 22-like, with translation MQTNMTKVETSKEPKCRVTMLSTATMATVTVSSAQPMRPLESLPQDTNVFHLPQIVQRLPVQHKITCMFLLDLTINKDNIENINVHMNYKYKVLQKYVHLKSDRPECHAIHNLLGVLAARLGRYKEAMDFFMLVLEKDPTNINAIANARWLWDTLTHEDTTVCPALKDRLHQMVEAACNKLLTVLSDQQWCNIIARCLAEQAYAYTFQPWDDEFSVQRYHIAHDLYDTSMTLLGTDSVNDIERQDWEFQDAITCKLIAKMEHKSCPTFYQISFRRFHKIVQTCDNDHMISESWRYIGEICKFADSKTKKEMLEDLNFGDLSNTNPIWQWCLDKALEVNPGDSRLLARKAQMIRHTSCERALQLLDESIDIDNSEYNRFAFVIRGEIYLKNAQRSVFLDSALLERAKADFEHALSLNETSKDLAHLATIWKLLAQDGGANNSSLGGKTCMEKALEYYEKAVNCQNGVKSEEINRLRGMCLFEAGQYDVAIESFQRAIGCQTNPTDTNLGNFTNLMRVYLTAISESKSDKIKRRLLRELAKSAKHAIRKYPEGKLRDRVSQLWLEFPEEMNFFLSYCDEMRCQEIVQMFSGQYYATEDSWRIRARDENDIPVQVCLHPALDAVSSNMSKENNGASGRHQPRSRRHCKDLSRKETNEKKPYSATGHRQSTTRSTKAEDNLKRASAHEWKQVRGSHTQSQVGISQSEHLKEISTYSCGSRFQLLQDELN, from the coding sequence ATGCAGACCAACATGACCAAGGTAGAGACATCAAAAGAACCCAAATGCAGGGTCACCATGCTGTCTACAGCAACCATGGCAACTGTAACAGTCAGTTCAGCACAGCCAATGAGACCGTTAGAATCCCTACCTCAAGATACCAACGTTTTTCATTTACCTCAGATCGTGCAGCGCTTACCAGTCCAACATAAGATCACGTGCATGTTTTTGCTTGATCTGACGATCAATAAAGATAACATTGAAAACATCAATGTACACATGAACTATAAATACAAAGTCCTGCAGAAGTATGTACATTTGAAGTCAGACCGCCCAGAATGCCATGCTATACACAACCTCCTTGGTGTCTTAGCCGCACGCCTGGGACGCTACAAAGAGGCCATGGACTTCTTCATGCTTGTGTTGGAAAAAGATCCTACGAATATCAACGCTATTGCTAACGCCAGATGGTTATGGGATACCCTCACCCATGAAGACACCACGGTCTGTCCAGCTTTGAAAGATCGTTTACATCAAATGGTGGAAGCCGCTTGCAACAAACTCCTGACTGTACTTTCAGATCAACAATGGTGTAACATTATCGCGAGATGTCTGGCAGAACAAGCTTATGCTTATACCTTCCAGCCCTGGGATGACGAATTTAGCGTCCAGCGTTACCATATTGCCCATGACTTGTACGATACAAGTATGACCCTCCTTGGAACGGATAGCGTAAATGATATTGAGAGGCAGGATTGGGAGTTTCAAGATGCAATAACGTGTAAACTCATCGCTAAGATGGAACACAAATCATGTCcaacattttaccaaatcagtTTCCGACGTTTCCATAAAATTGTTCAAACTTGCGACAACGATCATATGATATCGGAGAGCTGGCGCTACATTGGAGAAATATGTAAATTCGCAGACTCGAAGACAAAGAAAGAGATGTTAGAAGATTTGAACTTTGGTGACTTGTCTAACACCAATCCGATCTGGCAATGGTGTCTGGATAAAGCTCTCGAAGTCAATCCTGGGGATTCACGTTTGCTCGCTCGCAAGGCTCAAATGATACGACATACTTCTTGTGAAAGAGCGCTACAGCTGCTGGATGAATCCATTGATATCGATAATTCAGAATATAACCGCTTTGCATTCGTCATCCGCGGTGAGATATATTTGAAAAATGCACAAAGGTCAGTATTTCTTGATTCAGCATTGCTTGAAAGAGCAAAGGCTGATTTCGAACATGCTCTTTCTTTGAACGAAACATCGAAAGACTTGGCACATCTTGCAACTATTTGGAAGTTGCTTGCGCAAGATGGAGGAGCTAACAATTCGAGTTTGGGAGGAAAAACATGTATGGAAAAGGCACTGGAATATTACGAGAAGGCGGTTAACTGTCAGAATGGTGTCAAGAGCGAAGAGATTAACAGGTTGAGAGGAATGTGCCTGTTTGAAGCTGGACAATATGATGTAGCGATTGAGAGTTTCCAGCGAGCCATTGGTTGCCAAACCAACCCGACTGATACCAATCTTGGTAACTTTACCAACCTTATGAGGGTCTACCTAACTGCAATATCAGAAAGTAAATCAGATAAAATAAAACGACGGCTGCTCAGAGAGTTGGCAAAGTCTGCCAAACATGCTATCCGTAAATACCCAGAAGGCAAGTTACGCGATAGAGTTTCACAGTTGTGGTTGGAGTTCCCAGAAGAGATGAACTTTTTCTTGAGCTACTGTGATGAAATGCGTTGCCAGGAAATTGTCCAGATGTTTTCAGGCCAATATTATGCTACTGAAGACTCATGGAGAATCCGTGCAAGAGACGAGAATGACATTCCAGTTCAGGTATGCCTACATCCAGCATTAGATGCAGTATCCTCCAACATGTCCAAGGAAAACAACGGAGCCAGTGGTCGGCATCAGCCTCGGAGTCGCCGTCATTGTAAAGATCTTTCCAGGAAAGAAACCAATGAAAAGAAGCCGTACTCCGCAACTGGTCATCGTCAATCAACAACGAGGTCCACCAAGGCGGAAGACAACTTGAAACGTGCAAGTGCTCATGAATGGAAGCAGGTTAGGGGTTCTCACACCCAATCTCAAGTCGGCATCTCACAATCAGAGCACTTGAAagaaatcagcacatattcatgTGGTAGCCGATTTCAATTGCTACAAGACGAACTGAATTGA